One segment of Rattus norvegicus strain BN/NHsdMcwi chromosome 16, GRCr8, whole genome shotgun sequence DNA contains the following:
- the C16h13orf46 gene encoding uncharacterized protein C13orf46 homolog isoform X7, whose amino-acid sequence MGRFRCPCKSPKCLPPSPTLSDSEDQSKDPRNDTDDGTCQASLEDDKKKGSHDEVGKPDKCEKMDPEKSDSEASAAGPQDDASKERCLSVAEEEHPESMTLDNLLEKQKPSVFVEIDLGDHTEEEVITCAIKEEKRPPHDTGIRTSWVCCLPYHTKKKTKENSSASEKGQSDSSQRILKARDPLPIQVQSQP is encoded by the exons ATGGGCAGATTTCGCTGTCCTTGTAAATCACCAAAATGTCTCCCACCAAGCCCTACTCTCAGTG ACTCCGAGGACCAAAGTAAAGACCCAAGAAATGACACAGATGATGGCACCTG TCAGGCGAGCCTAGAGGATGACAAGAAGAAAGGGAGCCATGATGAGGTGGGAAAACCGGACAAGTGTGAGAAAATGGACCCAGAGAAGAGTGACTCGGAGGCCAGCGCCGCAGGGCCACAGGACGACGCCTCCAAAGAAAGATGTCTCTCTGTGGCTGAG GAGGAGCATCCAGAGTCCATGACGCTGGATAACCTTCTAGAAAAACAG AAACCATCTGTGTTTGTGGAGATCGACCTGGGCGACCATACTGAGGAGGAG GTCATCACCTGTGCCATTAAAGAAGAGAAGAGGCCCCCCCATGACACAGG GATAAGGACCAGCTGGGTGTGTTGCCTTCCTTACCACacaaagaagaagacaaaggaaaacaGCAGTGCTTCAGAGAAG GGCCAGAGTGACAGCAGCCAACGGATACTCAAGGCAAGGGACCCTCTTCCAATCCAAGTCCAATCACAG CCCTAG
- the C16h13orf46 gene encoding uncharacterized protein C13orf46 homolog isoform X6 codes for MGRFRCPCKSPKCLPPSPTLSDSEDQSKDPRNDTDDGTCQASLEDDKKKGSHDEVGKPDKCEKMDPEKSDSEASAAGPQDDASKERCLSVAEEEHPESMTLDNLLEKQKPSVFVEIDLGDHTEEEVITCAIKEEKRPPHDTGYLSEDEIRTSWVCCLPYHTKKKTKENSSASEKGQSDSSQRILKARDPLPIQVQSQP; via the exons ATGGGCAGATTTCGCTGTCCTTGTAAATCACCAAAATGTCTCCCACCAAGCCCTACTCTCAGTG ACTCCGAGGACCAAAGTAAAGACCCAAGAAATGACACAGATGATGGCACCTG TCAGGCGAGCCTAGAGGATGACAAGAAGAAAGGGAGCCATGATGAGGTGGGAAAACCGGACAAGTGTGAGAAAATGGACCCAGAGAAGAGTGACTCGGAGGCCAGCGCCGCAGGGCCACAGGACGACGCCTCCAAAGAAAGATGTCTCTCTGTGGCTGAG GAGGAGCATCCAGAGTCCATGACGCTGGATAACCTTCTAGAAAAACAG AAACCATCTGTGTTTGTGGAGATCGACCTGGGCGACCATACTGAGGAGGAG GTCATCACCTGTGCCATTAAAGAAGAGAAGAGGCCCCCCCATGACACAGGGTACTTGTCTGAAGATGA GATAAGGACCAGCTGGGTGTGTTGCCTTCCTTACCACacaaagaagaagacaaaggaaaacaGCAGTGCTTCAGAGAAG GGCCAGAGTGACAGCAGCCAACGGATACTCAAGGCAAGGGACCCTCTTCCAATCCAAGTCCAATCACAG CCCTAG
- the C16h13orf46 gene encoding uncharacterized protein C13orf46 homolog isoform X3, with protein sequence MEKDPVTHRKHRPGPGALPSGITPVYLKVASEGAELQRSRSVGGLHQKGDPPICIRKLLRKELDSEDQSKDPRNDTDDGTCQASLEDDKKKGSHDEVGKPDKCEKMDPEKSDSEASAAGPQDDASKERCLSVAEEEHPESMTLDNLLEKQKPSVFVEIDLGDHTEEEVITCAIKEEKRPPHDTGIRTSWVCCLPYHTKKKTKENSSASEKNHQPSQDGTPLTQPLVELSGD encoded by the exons ATGGAGAAGGATCCCGTCACTCACAGGAAGCACCGGCCTGGGCCTGGAGCCCTGCCCTCAGGAATAACCCCTGTATACCTCAAGGTGGCCAGTGAAGGGGCAGAACTCCAGAGGAGCAGGAGTGTGGGTGGCTTGCACCAGAAGGGGGACCCACCGATCTGCATCAGGAAACTACTACGCAAGGAGCTAG ACTCCGAGGACCAAAGTAAAGACCCAAGAAATGACACAGATGATGGCACCTG TCAGGCGAGCCTAGAGGATGACAAGAAGAAAGGGAGCCATGATGAGGTGGGAAAACCGGACAAGTGTGAGAAAATGGACCCAGAGAAGAGTGACTCGGAGGCCAGCGCCGCAGGGCCACAGGACGACGCCTCCAAAGAAAGATGTCTCTCTGTGGCTGAG GAGGAGCATCCAGAGTCCATGACGCTGGATAACCTTCTAGAAAAACAG AAACCATCTGTGTTTGTGGAGATCGACCTGGGCGACCATACTGAGGAGGAG GTCATCACCTGTGCCATTAAAGAAGAGAAGAGGCCCCCCCATGACACAGG GATAAGGACCAGCTGGGTGTGTTGCCTTCCTTACCACacaaagaagaagacaaaggaaaacaGCAGTGCTTCAGAGAAG AACCATCAGCCGTCCCAGGACGGGACCCCTCTGACTCAGCCACTAGTAGAGCTCTCTGGGGACTAA
- the C16h13orf46 gene encoding uncharacterized protein C13orf46 homolog isoform X4, producing the protein MEKDPVTHRKHRPGPGALPSGITPVYLKVASEGAELQRSRSVGGLHQKGDPPICIRKLLRKELDSEDQSKDPRNDTDDGTCQASLEDDKKKGSHDEVGKPDKCEKMDPEKSDSEASAAGPQDDASKERCLSVAEEEHPESMTLDNLLEKQKPSVFVEIDLGDHTEEEVITCAIKEEKRPPHDTGYLSEDEIRTSWVCCLPYHTKKKTKENSSASEKPGH; encoded by the exons ATGGAGAAGGATCCCGTCACTCACAGGAAGCACCGGCCTGGGCCTGGAGCCCTGCCCTCAGGAATAACCCCTGTATACCTCAAGGTGGCCAGTGAAGGGGCAGAACTCCAGAGGAGCAGGAGTGTGGGTGGCTTGCACCAGAAGGGGGACCCACCGATCTGCATCAGGAAACTACTACGCAAGGAGCTAG ACTCCGAGGACCAAAGTAAAGACCCAAGAAATGACACAGATGATGGCACCTG TCAGGCGAGCCTAGAGGATGACAAGAAGAAAGGGAGCCATGATGAGGTGGGAAAACCGGACAAGTGTGAGAAAATGGACCCAGAGAAGAGTGACTCGGAGGCCAGCGCCGCAGGGCCACAGGACGACGCCTCCAAAGAAAGATGTCTCTCTGTGGCTGAG GAGGAGCATCCAGAGTCCATGACGCTGGATAACCTTCTAGAAAAACAG AAACCATCTGTGTTTGTGGAGATCGACCTGGGCGACCATACTGAGGAGGAG GTCATCACCTGTGCCATTAAAGAAGAGAAGAGGCCCCCCCATGACACAGGGTACTTGTCTGAAGATGA GATAAGGACCAGCTGGGTGTGTTGCCTTCCTTACCACacaaagaagaagacaaaggaaaacaGCAGTGCTTCAGAGAAG CCAGGGCACTGA
- the C16h13orf46 gene encoding uncharacterized protein C13orf46 homolog isoform X1 has protein sequence MEKDPVTHRKHRPGPGALPSGITPVYLKVASEGAELQRSRSVGGLHQKGDPPICIRKLLRKELDSEDQSKDPRNDTDDGTCQASLEDDKKKGSHDEVGKPDKCEKMDPEKSDSEASAAGPQDDASKERCLSVAEEEHPESMTLDNLLEKQKPSVFVEIDLGDHTEEEVITCAIKEEKRPPHDTGYLSEDEIRTSWVCCLPYHTKKKTKENSSASEKGQSDSSQRILKARDPLPIQVQSQP, from the exons ATGGAGAAGGATCCCGTCACTCACAGGAAGCACCGGCCTGGGCCTGGAGCCCTGCCCTCAGGAATAACCCCTGTATACCTCAAGGTGGCCAGTGAAGGGGCAGAACTCCAGAGGAGCAGGAGTGTGGGTGGCTTGCACCAGAAGGGGGACCCACCGATCTGCATCAGGAAACTACTACGCAAGGAGCTAG ACTCCGAGGACCAAAGTAAAGACCCAAGAAATGACACAGATGATGGCACCTG TCAGGCGAGCCTAGAGGATGACAAGAAGAAAGGGAGCCATGATGAGGTGGGAAAACCGGACAAGTGTGAGAAAATGGACCCAGAGAAGAGTGACTCGGAGGCCAGCGCCGCAGGGCCACAGGACGACGCCTCCAAAGAAAGATGTCTCTCTGTGGCTGAG GAGGAGCATCCAGAGTCCATGACGCTGGATAACCTTCTAGAAAAACAG AAACCATCTGTGTTTGTGGAGATCGACCTGGGCGACCATACTGAGGAGGAG GTCATCACCTGTGCCATTAAAGAAGAGAAGAGGCCCCCCCATGACACAGGGTACTTGTCTGAAGATGA GATAAGGACCAGCTGGGTGTGTTGCCTTCCTTACCACacaaagaagaagacaaaggaaaacaGCAGTGCTTCAGAGAAG GGCCAGAGTGACAGCAGCCAACGGATACTCAAGGCAAGGGACCCTCTTCCAATCCAAGTCCAATCACAG CCCTAG
- the C16h13orf46 gene encoding uncharacterized protein C13orf46 homolog, translated as MEKDPVTHRKHRPGPGALPSGITPVYLKVASEGAELQRSRSVGGLHQKGDPPICIRKLLRKELDSEDQSKDPRNDTDDGTCQASLEDDKKKGSHDEVGKPDKCEKMDPEKSDSEASAAGPQDDASKERCLSVAEEEHPESMTLDNLLEKQKPSVFVEIDLGDHTEEEVITCAIKEEKRPPHDTGYLSEDEIRTSWVCCLPYHTKKKTKENSSASEKNHQPSQDGTPLTQPLVELSGD; from the exons ATGGAGAAGGATCCCGTCACTCACAGGAAGCACCGGCCTGGGCCTGGAGCCCTGCCCTCAGGAATAACCCCTGTATACCTCAAGGTGGCCAGTGAAGGGGCAGAACTCCAGAGGAGCAGGAGTGTGGGTGGCTTGCACCAGAAGGGGGACCCACCGATCTGCATCAGGAAACTACTACGCAAGGAGCTAG ACTCCGAGGACCAAAGTAAAGACCCAAGAAATGACACAGATGATGGCACCTG TCAGGCGAGCCTAGAGGATGACAAGAAGAAAGGGAGCCATGATGAGGTGGGAAAACCGGACAAGTGTGAGAAAATGGACCCAGAGAAGAGTGACTCGGAGGCCAGCGCCGCAGGGCCACAGGACGACGCCTCCAAAGAAAGATGTCTCTCTGTGGCTGAG GAGGAGCATCCAGAGTCCATGACGCTGGATAACCTTCTAGAAAAACAG AAACCATCTGTGTTTGTGGAGATCGACCTGGGCGACCATACTGAGGAGGAG GTCATCACCTGTGCCATTAAAGAAGAGAAGAGGCCCCCCCATGACACAGGGTACTTGTCTGAAGATGA GATAAGGACCAGCTGGGTGTGTTGCCTTCCTTACCACacaaagaagaagacaaaggaaaacaGCAGTGCTTCAGAGAAG AACCATCAGCCGTCCCAGGACGGGACCCCTCTGACTCAGCCACTAGTAGAGCTCTCTGGGGACTAA
- the C16h13orf46 gene encoding uncharacterized protein C13orf46 homolog isoform X5: protein MEKDPVTHRKHRPGPGALPSGITPVYLKVASEGAELQRSRSVGGLHQKGDPPICIRKLLRKELDSEDQSKDPRNDTDDGTCQASLEDDKKKGSHDEVGKPDKCEKMDPEKSDSEASAAGPQDDASKERCLSVAEEEHPESMTLDNLLEKQKPSVFVEIDLGDHTEEEVITCAIKEEKRPPHDTGIRTSWVCCLPYHTKKKTKENSSASEKPGH from the exons ATGGAGAAGGATCCCGTCACTCACAGGAAGCACCGGCCTGGGCCTGGAGCCCTGCCCTCAGGAATAACCCCTGTATACCTCAAGGTGGCCAGTGAAGGGGCAGAACTCCAGAGGAGCAGGAGTGTGGGTGGCTTGCACCAGAAGGGGGACCCACCGATCTGCATCAGGAAACTACTACGCAAGGAGCTAG ACTCCGAGGACCAAAGTAAAGACCCAAGAAATGACACAGATGATGGCACCTG TCAGGCGAGCCTAGAGGATGACAAGAAGAAAGGGAGCCATGATGAGGTGGGAAAACCGGACAAGTGTGAGAAAATGGACCCAGAGAAGAGTGACTCGGAGGCCAGCGCCGCAGGGCCACAGGACGACGCCTCCAAAGAAAGATGTCTCTCTGTGGCTGAG GAGGAGCATCCAGAGTCCATGACGCTGGATAACCTTCTAGAAAAACAG AAACCATCTGTGTTTGTGGAGATCGACCTGGGCGACCATACTGAGGAGGAG GTCATCACCTGTGCCATTAAAGAAGAGAAGAGGCCCCCCCATGACACAGG GATAAGGACCAGCTGGGTGTGTTGCCTTCCTTACCACacaaagaagaagacaaaggaaaacaGCAGTGCTTCAGAGAAG CCAGGGCACTGA
- the C16h13orf46 gene encoding uncharacterized protein C13orf46 homolog isoform X2: MEKDPVTHRKHRPGPGALPSGITPVYLKVASEGAELQRSRSVGGLHQKGDPPICIRKLLRKELDSEDQSKDPRNDTDDGTCQASLEDDKKKGSHDEVGKPDKCEKMDPEKSDSEASAAGPQDDASKERCLSVAEEEHPESMTLDNLLEKQKPSVFVEIDLGDHTEEEVITCAIKEEKRPPHDTGIRTSWVCCLPYHTKKKTKENSSASEKGQSDSSQRILKARDPLPIQVQSQP; the protein is encoded by the exons ATGGAGAAGGATCCCGTCACTCACAGGAAGCACCGGCCTGGGCCTGGAGCCCTGCCCTCAGGAATAACCCCTGTATACCTCAAGGTGGCCAGTGAAGGGGCAGAACTCCAGAGGAGCAGGAGTGTGGGTGGCTTGCACCAGAAGGGGGACCCACCGATCTGCATCAGGAAACTACTACGCAAGGAGCTAG ACTCCGAGGACCAAAGTAAAGACCCAAGAAATGACACAGATGATGGCACCTG TCAGGCGAGCCTAGAGGATGACAAGAAGAAAGGGAGCCATGATGAGGTGGGAAAACCGGACAAGTGTGAGAAAATGGACCCAGAGAAGAGTGACTCGGAGGCCAGCGCCGCAGGGCCACAGGACGACGCCTCCAAAGAAAGATGTCTCTCTGTGGCTGAG GAGGAGCATCCAGAGTCCATGACGCTGGATAACCTTCTAGAAAAACAG AAACCATCTGTGTTTGTGGAGATCGACCTGGGCGACCATACTGAGGAGGAG GTCATCACCTGTGCCATTAAAGAAGAGAAGAGGCCCCCCCATGACACAGG GATAAGGACCAGCTGGGTGTGTTGCCTTCCTTACCACacaaagaagaagacaaaggaaaacaGCAGTGCTTCAGAGAAG GGCCAGAGTGACAGCAGCCAACGGATACTCAAGGCAAGGGACCCTCTTCCAATCCAAGTCCAATCACAG CCCTAG
- the C16h13orf46 gene encoding uncharacterized protein C13orf46 homolog isoform X8 → MDPEKSDSEASAAGPQDDASKERCLSVAEEEHPESMTLDNLLEKQKPSVFVEIDLGDHTEEEVITCAIKEEKRPPHDTGYLSEDEIRTSWVCCLPYHTKKKTKENSSASEKGQSDSSQRILKARDPLPIQVQSQP, encoded by the exons ATGGACCCAGAGAAGAGTGACTCGGAGGCCAGCGCCGCAGGGCCACAGGACGACGCCTCCAAAGAAAGATGTCTCTCTGTGGCTGAG GAGGAGCATCCAGAGTCCATGACGCTGGATAACCTTCTAGAAAAACAG AAACCATCTGTGTTTGTGGAGATCGACCTGGGCGACCATACTGAGGAGGAG GTCATCACCTGTGCCATTAAAGAAGAGAAGAGGCCCCCCCATGACACAGGGTACTTGTCTGAAGATGA GATAAGGACCAGCTGGGTGTGTTGCCTTCCTTACCACacaaagaagaagacaaaggaaaacaGCAGTGCTTCAGAGAAG GGCCAGAGTGACAGCAGCCAACGGATACTCAAGGCAAGGGACCCTCTTCCAATCCAAGTCCAATCACAG CCCTAG